Proteins encoded within one genomic window of Brachybacterium avium:
- a CDS encoding helix-turn-helix transcriptional regulator translates to MTDGPRTELGTFLRRRRNEALRADYDLPPVGRTRTKGLRREEIAFLSGVSVTWYTWLEQGRDINPSRQVIDAIAVNLRLTEPEHDYALGLAGFTPPPRPVLAEPAPVPAHVQHLLDALDPAPAFALTPHWDIAAWNRAYEGLFPAVREAEATQRNLLQFIFTDPWVRSMLPDWERTSRQFLAEYRSEAGGRAGGPQHVRLVGHLRAESEEFSRAWDAHEVERFASRRREFQHPLVGELVFEQVNIVPQDAPDLHVVSYLPLPESDTRAAAGQLLES, encoded by the coding sequence ATGACCGACGGACCCCGCACCGAGCTCGGCACCTTCCTGCGCCGACGCCGCAACGAAGCCCTGCGGGCCGACTACGACCTGCCCCCGGTCGGTCGCACGCGCACCAAGGGCCTGCGTCGGGAGGAGATCGCCTTCCTCTCCGGGGTGAGCGTCACCTGGTACACCTGGCTCGAGCAGGGCCGGGACATCAATCCCTCGCGCCAGGTGATCGACGCGATCGCCGTGAACCTGCGTCTGACCGAGCCGGAGCACGACTACGCGCTGGGCCTGGCGGGGTTCACCCCTCCCCCGCGCCCGGTGCTCGCCGAGCCCGCGCCGGTCCCCGCGCACGTGCAGCATCTGCTCGACGCCCTCGACCCCGCCCCGGCCTTCGCGCTCACGCCGCACTGGGACATCGCCGCCTGGAACCGCGCCTACGAGGGGCTGTTCCCCGCGGTCCGGGAGGCGGAGGCGACCCAGCGGAACCTGCTGCAGTTCATCTTCACCGACCCGTGGGTGCGCTCGATGCTCCCGGACTGGGAGCGCACCAGCAGGCAGTTCCTGGCCGAGTACCGTTCCGAGGCCGGTGGCCGCGCCGGCGGGCCGCAGCATGTGCGCCTGGTGGGGCATCTGCGCGCCGAGAGCGAGGAGTTCTCCCGCGCCTGGGACGCCCATGAGGTGGAACGCTTCGCGTCACGGCGCCGCGAGTTCCAGCACCCGCTCGTGGGCGAGCTCGTGTTCGAACAGGTCAACATCGTGCCGCAGGACGCTCCTGACCTGCACGTCGTCTCCTACCTCCCGCTTCCCGAGAGCGACACCCGCGCTGCAGCAGGACAGCTCCTGGAGAGCTAG
- the gatB gene encoding Asp-tRNA(Asn)/Glu-tRNA(Gln) amidotransferase subunit GatB → MTATDIDLVDFDDAIDRYDPVLGIEVHVELGTATKMFDGAPNIFAAEPNTAITPTSLGLPGALPVVNHRAVEYAIRIGLALNCSIAESCRFSRKQYFYPDLTKNFQTSQYDEPIAYEGWVDVELDDGEIIRVEIERAHMEEDAGKNTHVGGATGRIHGATHSQVDYNRAGVPLVEIVTKPIPNTEGRAPEVAAAYVRTLRDIFRALDVSEAKMERGNVRADINVSLRENAQSPLGTRTETKNVNSFRSIERTVRYEISRQAGVLDAGQKIVQETRHFHEDTGGTSSGRPKSDAEDYRYFPEPDLVPVAPSREWVEQIRETLPELPAARRRRLRGEWGFTDLEMRDVINADALDLIEATVAAGASAQSARKWWMGELARIAKDRESDITALEITPAQVAELQGLVDGKQINDKIAKQVLTKVLDGQGDPAAIVEAEGLAVVSDDSVLTDAVDQAIADNPDVVAKIQGGKVQAIGALIGPIMKATRGQADAGRVREIIMDKLGVS, encoded by the coding sequence ATGACTGCCACGGATATCGACCTCGTCGACTTTGACGACGCGATCGACCGCTACGACCCCGTCCTCGGCATCGAGGTCCATGTCGAGCTGGGCACCGCCACCAAGATGTTCGACGGCGCGCCGAACATCTTCGCCGCTGAGCCCAACACGGCCATCACCCCCACCTCGCTGGGCCTGCCCGGCGCGCTGCCGGTGGTGAACCACCGGGCCGTCGAGTACGCGATCCGGATCGGGCTCGCGCTGAACTGCTCGATCGCAGAGTCCTGCCGGTTCTCGCGCAAGCAGTACTTCTACCCGGACCTCACCAAGAACTTCCAGACCTCTCAGTACGACGAGCCCATCGCCTACGAGGGTTGGGTCGACGTCGAGCTCGACGACGGTGAGATCATCCGGGTCGAGATCGAACGCGCTCACATGGAGGAGGACGCCGGCAAGAACACCCACGTCGGCGGCGCCACCGGGCGCATCCACGGGGCCACCCACTCCCAGGTCGACTACAACCGCGCCGGCGTGCCGCTGGTCGAGATCGTCACCAAGCCGATCCCGAACACCGAGGGCCGGGCCCCCGAGGTCGCCGCGGCGTATGTGCGCACCCTGCGCGACATCTTCCGGGCGCTGGACGTCTCCGAGGCGAAGATGGAGCGCGGCAATGTCCGCGCCGACATCAACGTCTCCCTCCGCGAGAACGCTCAGTCACCGCTGGGCACCCGCACCGAGACCAAGAACGTGAACTCGTTCCGCTCGATCGAGCGCACGGTGCGCTACGAGATCTCCCGTCAGGCGGGCGTGCTCGACGCCGGGCAGAAGATCGTCCAGGAGACCCGCCATTTCCATGAGGACACCGGCGGCACCTCCTCGGGCCGCCCGAAGTCCGACGCGGAGGACTACCGCTACTTCCCCGAACCCGATCTGGTGCCCGTGGCCCCGAGCCGCGAGTGGGTCGAGCAGATCCGCGAGACGCTGCCGGAGCTGCCGGCCGCCCGTCGCCGCCGTCTGCGAGGCGAATGGGGATTCACCGATCTCGAGATGCGGGACGTCATCAACGCCGACGCCCTCGACCTCATCGAGGCCACCGTCGCCGCCGGTGCGAGCGCCCAGAGCGCCCGCAAGTGGTGGATGGGCGAGCTGGCTCGCATCGCGAAGGACCGCGAGAGCGACATCACGGCACTGGAGATCACCCCGGCCCAGGTCGCCGAGCTGCAGGGCCTGGTGGACGGCAAGCAGATCAACGACAAGATCGCCAAGCAGGTCCTCACCAAGGTGCTCGACGGCCAGGGCGACCCGGCCGCGATCGTCGAGGCCGAGGGTCTGGCAGTGGTCTCCGATGACTCGGTGCTCACCGACGCCGTCGATCAGGCGATCGCCGACAACCCTGATGTGGTCGCGAAGATCCAGGGCGGCAAGGTCCAGGCCATCGGGGCGCTGATCGGCCCGATCATGAAGGCCACCCGTGGCCAGGCCGACGCCGGCCGCGTGCGCGAGATCATCATGGACAAGCTCGGCGTGAGCTGA
- a CDS encoding cysteine desulfurase family protein — protein sequence MTTEDSDARAYLDHAATTVLRPAALDAFLEASTVRGNPSSVHTSGRRARAVLDEALARIAALLDVPRSWVLMTSGGTEADNLALRAVPQGLRERDPSRTTVAVAATDHPAVLATARSLPTGASAGPAGFEVRELEVDGTGALHRQGIEDALADRTVGVVSAALVNNETGAVQDIAALAALAREHGTLVHTDAVQGAGHVPLPRWDDVDLMSLSGHKLGAPVGVGALVARPEVPFAAFSTGGGQQRGVRSGTLDAAHAAAFAAALEEALAEREEQSARLRGLAAKLRTGIREIDPEARFTLAEGTPQSAHIVHAVFPGADTDALLFLLDERGIDCSAGSACSAGVTQASSVLAAMGVSDQDARGALRLSLGWSSTERDVEILLAALPESLARARAVGALRG from the coding sequence ATGACGACGGAGGACAGTGACGCGCGGGCATACCTCGACCACGCCGCGACCACGGTGCTGCGGCCGGCAGCGCTGGATGCCTTCCTCGAGGCCTCCACGGTGCGGGGGAACCCCTCGTCGGTGCACACCTCGGGCCGGCGCGCACGCGCCGTGCTCGACGAGGCCCTGGCACGGATCGCCGCCCTGCTGGACGTGCCGCGCAGCTGGGTGCTCATGACCTCAGGCGGCACCGAGGCGGACAACCTCGCCCTGCGCGCCGTCCCCCAGGGCCTGCGCGAGCGGGATCCCTCGCGCACCACCGTCGCGGTGGCCGCGACGGACCACCCCGCCGTGCTCGCCACCGCCCGCTCCCTGCCGACGGGCGCCTCGGCAGGGCCGGCCGGGTTCGAGGTGCGCGAGCTCGAGGTCGACGGCACCGGGGCACTGCACCGGCAGGGCATCGAGGACGCGCTGGCCGACCGCACGGTGGGCGTGGTCAGCGCCGCCCTGGTGAACAACGAGACCGGCGCCGTCCAGGACATCGCCGCGCTGGCCGCTCTCGCCCGCGAGCACGGCACCCTGGTGCACACCGATGCGGTGCAGGGCGCGGGACACGTGCCGCTGCCGCGCTGGGACGACGTGGACCTGATGTCGCTGTCCGGGCACAAGCTCGGCGCGCCGGTCGGGGTGGGGGCGCTGGTAGCGCGCCCCGAGGTGCCCTTCGCCGCGTTCAGCACCGGCGGGGGACAGCAGCGCGGGGTGCGCTCGGGGACGCTGGACGCCGCCCACGCCGCCGCCTTCGCCGCCGCGCTCGAGGAGGCGCTCGCCGAGCGCGAGGAGCAGTCCGCGCGGCTGCGCGGTCTGGCTGCGAAGCTCCGGACGGGGATCCGGGAGATCGATCCGGAGGCGCGCTTCACCCTCGCTGAGGGCACCCCGCAGTCCGCCCACATCGTGCACGCAGTCTTCCCCGGCGCAGACACGGACGCCCTCCTCTTCCTGCTCGATGAGCGCGGGATCGACTGCTCGGCCGGCTCCGCCTGCTCGGCCGGGGTGACCCAGGCCAGCTCGGTGCTCGCCGCGATGGGCGTGAGCGACCAGGACGCGCGCGGCGCGCTGCGACTGTCTCTGGGTTGGTCCAGCACCGAGCGTGACGTGGAGATCCTGCTGGCGGCGCTTCCCGAATCGCTCGCCCGAGCCCGCGCCGTCGGTGCGCTGAGAGGTTGA
- a CDS encoding GNAT family N-acetyltransferase, which translates to MNRRTRRPSPSLRPLTGTRLVEALIAGWQPLQRLDTEGFALLRSRGITRRAHSIIALEPPAAPAELAAALARVESLVAMAGESPTHRIIDGVTPLALQSLLAERGDEAIGASEILELPLTGTLPRPHPSAEISTGALDEDWFEAAWRLAPREGTEARETMHDILAGSPAIQVRLPAGEETAAVGRAALVTRGKETLVVLNMIAVDPTQRRRGLGRALSTTLLALAAVQGAHRALLEVEVENTPARTLYRSLGFRRIGGYHYRVHAAPGSPA; encoded by the coding sequence GTGAACCGACGCACCCGCCGACCGTCCCCGTCCCTGCGCCCATTGACCGGCACCCGCCTCGTGGAGGCGCTGATCGCCGGGTGGCAGCCGTTGCAGCGCCTCGACACCGAGGGATTCGCGCTGCTGCGCTCCCGCGGTATCACCCGTCGGGCCCACAGCATCATCGCGCTCGAGCCGCCGGCTGCCCCAGCGGAGCTGGCCGCCGCCCTGGCACGGGTGGAGTCGCTGGTCGCGATGGCGGGGGAGTCACCCACCCACCGCATCATCGACGGGGTCACCCCGCTCGCGCTGCAGTCACTGCTCGCCGAGCGCGGTGACGAGGCGATCGGAGCCAGCGAGATCCTCGAGCTGCCGCTGACCGGGACCCTGCCGCGCCCCCATCCGTCAGCGGAGATCTCCACCGGCGCCCTGGACGAGGACTGGTTCGAAGCGGCCTGGCGCCTGGCCCCGCGCGAGGGCACGGAGGCCCGCGAGACGATGCACGACATCCTCGCCGGCTCGCCCGCGATCCAGGTCCGCCTGCCCGCAGGGGAGGAGACGGCCGCCGTCGGCCGCGCCGCCCTGGTCACCAGGGGCAAGGAGACCCTCGTGGTCCTGAACATGATCGCGGTCGATCCGACGCAGCGCCGACGGGGCCTCGGCCGGGCGCTGTCCACCACCCTGCTCGCGCTCGCCGCCGTCCAGGGCGCGCACCGCGCCCTGCTCGAGGTCGAGGTCGAGAACACCCCTGCGCGCACCCTCTATCGGAGCCTCGGCTTCCGCCGCATCGGCGGCTACCACTACCGGGTGCACGCCGCGCCCGGTTCACCGGCCTAG
- the gatC gene encoding Asp-tRNA(Asn)/Glu-tRNA(Gln) amidotransferase subunit GatC, with amino-acid sequence MPSIGRDDVARLADLARIQLTDEEIDRFAGEFDSIMDAVASVSEVASEDVPATSHPIAMTNVFREDVVENTLTQEQALAGAPEAQDGRFAVPQILGEE; translated from the coding sequence ATGCCTTCGATCGGACGAGATGACGTCGCACGCCTCGCCGACCTCGCACGGATCCAGCTCACCGATGAGGAGATCGACCGCTTCGCCGGCGAGTTCGACTCCATCATGGACGCTGTCGCCTCCGTCTCCGAGGTCGCCTCCGAGGATGTTCCCGCGACGTCCCACCCCATTGCCATGACCAACGTCTTCCGTGAGGACGTCGTCGAGAACACACTGACCCAGGAGCAGGCGCTCGCCGGCGCTCCTGAGGCGCAGGACGGCCGCTTCGCCGTCCCGCAGATCCTCGGGGAGGAGTGA
- the mnmA gene encoding tRNA 2-thiouridine(34) synthase MnmA, translated as MKVLAAMSGGVDSAVAAARAAEAGHEVVGVHMALSKNRDQTRTGSRGCCTVEDASDARRAAEKIGIPYYVWDLSDDFHDLVVKDFLSEYAAGRTPNPCVRCNERIKFASLLERATVLGFDAVCTGHYASIRADGPSGAPSLHRSRNMAKDQSYVLAVMGPDAVGRSLFPLGEYETKEEVRAEARARGLGVSTKPDSYDICFVADGDTRGFLESHLGESPGEVLDDDGNVLGTHRGTHGFTIGQRKGLGIQRPAPDGAPRYVVDIDPASRQVVIGAAELLSTRELRATEVISFEPLEVGRQVHAQIRAHGEAIPARILEVPTTSAAPADPATADGSLRVEVSTPLRGVAPGQTLVLYDADRVLAAATLERRS; from the coding sequence GTGAAGGTGCTGGCAGCGATGAGCGGCGGAGTAGATTCCGCGGTCGCGGCGGCGCGCGCCGCCGAAGCCGGCCACGAGGTGGTCGGGGTGCACATGGCGCTGTCGAAGAACCGCGATCAGACCCGCACCGGGTCCCGCGGCTGCTGCACCGTCGAGGATGCCTCCGATGCTCGCCGCGCTGCCGAGAAGATCGGCATCCCGTACTACGTCTGGGACCTCTCGGACGACTTCCACGACCTGGTCGTGAAGGACTTCCTGTCCGAGTACGCCGCCGGGCGCACCCCGAACCCCTGCGTGCGCTGCAACGAGCGGATCAAGTTCGCCTCTCTGCTCGAACGCGCCACGGTGCTGGGCTTCGATGCCGTGTGCACCGGCCACTACGCCTCGATCCGCGCCGACGGCCCCAGCGGCGCCCCCTCCCTGCACCGCTCGCGGAACATGGCCAAGGACCAGTCCTACGTGCTGGCCGTGATGGGCCCGGACGCCGTCGGCCGTTCGCTGTTCCCGCTGGGTGAGTACGAGACCAAGGAGGAGGTGCGCGCCGAGGCGCGCGCCCGCGGCCTCGGCGTCTCCACCAAGCCCGACAGCTACGACATCTGCTTCGTCGCCGACGGCGACACCCGCGGCTTCCTCGAGAGCCATCTCGGAGAGTCGCCCGGCGAGGTGCTCGATGACGACGGGAACGTGCTCGGCACCCATCGCGGGACCCACGGGTTCACCATCGGCCAGCGCAAGGGCCTGGGGATCCAGCGGCCCGCCCCCGACGGCGCCCCCCGCTACGTCGTCGACATCGACCCCGCCTCCCGGCAGGTGGTCATCGGCGCCGCCGAGCTGCTGTCCACCCGCGAGCTGCGCGCCACCGAGGTGATCTCCTTCGAACCGCTCGAGGTGGGCCGGCAGGTGCACGCCCAGATCCGTGCCCACGGCGAGGCCATTCCCGCCCGGATCCTCGAGGTCCCCACCACCAGCGCTGCGCCCGCAGATCCCGCGACCGCCGACGGCAGCCTGCGGGTGGAGGTCAGCACCCCGCTCCGCGGGGTCGCCCCCGGCCAGACGCTCGTCCTCTACGACGCCGACCGGGTCCTCGCCGCCGCCACCCTGGAGCGTCGTTCATGA
- a CDS encoding NAD-dependent DNA ligase LigA, whose translation MTTNEQEPRASDHSAQQRIAELTAQIEQARADYYEHDAPTMADAEYDALEKELRALEEDHPQLAAEDSPTRTVGGAAAAGLPTIDHAERMQSLDNVFSLEELREWCAHAAAELGGSVRFLTELKIDGLAINLRYEHGELITAATRGDGRTGEDVTVNALRLEGIPQRLTGTGHPALVEVRGEVFMPTADFERLNGFQVELRERAVAESRTRWESRQATGRRAFDEQREQLAATRRFPTFANPRNTAAGGLRQQLEKKEGLEREAGEARLAALRLTVHGLGAWPDPPVDSQSEMYELLASWGLPISDHFAVVDTIDEVAAYVEHHGEHRHDLEHEIDGIVVKVDSFAQQRALGSTSRAPRWATAVKFPPEEVTTKLLDIQVQVGRTGRVTPFGIMEPVTVAGSTVEKATLHNQFDVERKGVLIGDTIVLRKAGDVIPEILAPVESLRDGSERPFVMPTHCPACGTEIRPEKEGDKDWRCPNQRDCPAQVTGRVEHAGSRGAFDIESLGEESAIALTDPDKRRGEALAALAAGHSIHLPIRDLAETQLEQFAVVRNGELTTGNDGVPLLRITEAEDPLLPAEQAGVITTGADLFDLTPEALREVAVWQPERRDGEPTGDWRIQPAFWSRPQFRHYKRESAWKPVREPVVLKSTEVLMTELEKAKEQPLWRVLVALSIRHVGPSAARSLATAYGSMDAIRAASIEQLADTDGVGEIIAEAVVEWFAVDWHRELVDGWARSGVRMADEVAEGFVKTLDGLTVVVTGGLEGFTRDGAKEAIITRGGKASGSVSKKTDFVVVGENSGSKETKARDLGLRILDEAGFVALLEGGAEAVALAPEEQPDPDEREPAGD comes from the coding sequence GTGACCACGAATGAGCAGGAACCCCGTGCCTCCGACCACAGTGCGCAGCAGCGCATCGCCGAGCTCACCGCGCAGATCGAGCAGGCCCGCGCCGACTACTACGAGCACGATGCGCCCACCATGGCCGATGCCGAGTACGACGCGCTGGAGAAGGAGCTGCGCGCCCTCGAGGAGGATCATCCCCAGCTCGCGGCCGAGGACTCTCCCACCCGCACCGTCGGCGGAGCAGCCGCGGCGGGCCTGCCCACGATCGACCACGCGGAGCGGATGCAGAGCTTGGACAACGTCTTCTCGCTGGAGGAGCTGCGTGAGTGGTGCGCCCATGCCGCCGCCGAGCTCGGCGGGTCGGTGCGGTTCCTCACCGAGCTGAAGATCGACGGGCTTGCGATCAACCTCCGCTACGAGCACGGCGAGCTCATCACCGCAGCGACCCGCGGCGACGGCCGGACCGGTGAGGACGTGACCGTCAACGCCCTGCGTCTGGAGGGGATCCCGCAGCGACTCACCGGCACCGGGCATCCTGCTCTGGTCGAGGTGCGCGGCGAGGTGTTCATGCCGACCGCGGACTTCGAGCGCCTCAACGGGTTCCAGGTGGAGCTGCGCGAGCGCGCCGTCGCCGAATCGCGCACCCGCTGGGAGTCACGGCAGGCGACGGGGCGCCGGGCCTTCGACGAGCAGCGCGAGCAGCTCGCCGCGACGCGCCGCTTCCCCACCTTCGCCAACCCCCGCAACACGGCCGCCGGCGGTCTGCGGCAGCAGCTGGAGAAGAAGGAGGGGCTCGAACGCGAAGCGGGGGAGGCGCGCCTGGCCGCGCTGCGCCTGACGGTGCACGGCCTGGGGGCCTGGCCGGACCCGCCCGTGGACTCCCAGAGCGAGATGTACGAGCTGCTGGCCTCCTGGGGCCTGCCCATCAGCGACCACTTCGCCGTCGTCGACACGATCGACGAGGTGGCGGCCTATGTCGAGCACCACGGCGAGCACCGACACGACCTCGAGCACGAGATCGACGGGATCGTGGTCAAGGTCGACTCCTTCGCCCAGCAGCGAGCACTGGGCTCCACCTCCCGCGCCCCGCGCTGGGCGACCGCGGTGAAGTTCCCTCCGGAGGAGGTCACCACCAAGCTCCTGGACATCCAGGTGCAGGTGGGGCGCACCGGCCGCGTCACTCCGTTCGGCATCATGGAGCCGGTCACCGTCGCCGGCTCCACGGTCGAGAAGGCGACGCTGCACAACCAGTTCGACGTGGAGCGCAAGGGAGTGCTGATCGGCGACACGATCGTGCTGCGCAAGGCCGGTGACGTGATCCCCGAGATCCTCGCCCCGGTCGAGTCGCTGCGCGACGGCAGCGAGCGTCCGTTCGTGATGCCGACGCACTGCCCGGCCTGCGGCACCGAGATCCGCCCCGAGAAGGAAGGCGACAAGGACTGGCGCTGCCCGAATCAGCGGGACTGCCCCGCCCAGGTCACCGGGCGGGTCGAGCATGCCGGTTCCCGCGGCGCCTTCGACATCGAATCGCTCGGCGAGGAGAGCGCGATCGCGCTGACCGATCCTGACAAGCGCCGCGGCGAGGCGCTCGCCGCGCTCGCCGCCGGCCACAGCATCCACCTGCCGATCCGCGACCTCGCCGAGACGCAGCTCGAGCAGTTCGCGGTCGTCAGGAACGGAGAGCTCACCACCGGCAACGACGGTGTCCCGCTGCTGCGGATCACCGAGGCGGAGGATCCGTTGCTGCCTGCCGAGCAGGCGGGGGTGATCACCACGGGCGCGGACCTCTTCGACCTCACTCCCGAGGCGCTGCGGGAGGTGGCCGTCTGGCAGCCCGAACGGCGCGACGGCGAGCCGACGGGGGACTGGCGGATCCAGCCCGCGTTCTGGTCCCGTCCGCAGTTCCGCCACTACAAGCGCGAGAGCGCCTGGAAGCCGGTGAGGGAGCCGGTGGTCCTGAAATCCACCGAGGTGCTGATGACCGAGCTCGAGAAGGCGAAGGAGCAGCCGCTCTGGCGGGTGCTGGTGGCCCTCTCGATCCGCCACGTCGGCCCGTCGGCGGCCCGTTCGCTCGCGACGGCCTACGGCTCGATGGACGCGATCCGTGCGGCGAGCATCGAGCAGCTTGCCGACACCGACGGGGTCGGCGAGATCATCGCCGAGGCCGTCGTGGAGTGGTTCGCGGTGGACTGGCATCGCGAGCTGGTCGACGGCTGGGCCCGCTCAGGGGTGCGGATGGCCGACGAGGTCGCCGAAGGCTTCGTGAAGACCCTCGACGGGCTCACCGTGGTGGTCACCGGCGGGCTGGAGGGGTTCACCCGAGACGGCGCCAAGGAGGCGATCATCACCCGCGGAGGCAAGGCCTCGGGCTCGGTCTCGAAGAAGACCGATTTCGTGGTGGTCGGTGAGAACTCCGGGTCGAAGGAGACCAAGGCCCGCGACCTGGGCCTGCGGATCCTCGACGAGGCCGGGTTCGTGGCCCTGCTCGAGGGCGGCGCCGAGGCGGTCGCGCTCGCGCCGGAGGAGCAGCCCGACCCGGACGAGCGGGAGCCGGCGGGCGACTGA
- the gatA gene encoding Asp-tRNA(Asn)/Glu-tRNA(Gln) amidotransferase subunit GatA translates to MNDAPQNDIIRTSAAAQAAALRAGETSSEELTRAHLDRIAAIDGDLNAFLHVNTDEALSAAREVDSRRAAGEELPPLAGVPIAVKDVVVTEGQPTTAGSKMLEGWIPPYDATLVTKLRAAGLPLLGKTNMDEFAMGSSTESSAYGPTRNPWDRDRIPGGSGGGSAAAVGSYEAPLAIGTDTGGSIRQPGAVTGTVGVKPTYGSVSRYGLIAMASSLDQAGPVTRTVEDSAMLHELIAGHDPHDSTSLTDPVGAFTQAARARDVKGLRVGVIEELEGEGFAPEVRARFTESLAQLERAGAEIVRVSCPNFTYALGAYYLIMPSEASSNLAKFDGMRFGLRVVPEDHSTAENVMKATRGAGFGDEVKRRILLGTYALSAGYFDAYYGSAQKVRTLVQRDFTAAFEQVDVLASPTAPTVAFRLGEQVDDPTAMYMNDIATIPANLAGVPGISLPSGLAEDGLPAGIQFLAPARADERLYRVGGALEALLEDAWGGPLLAKAPELTGGAH, encoded by the coding sequence ATGAACGACGCACCGCAGAACGACATCATCCGCACCAGCGCCGCCGCCCAGGCCGCCGCGCTGCGTGCCGGTGAGACCTCCTCCGAGGAGCTCACCCGAGCCCACCTGGACCGCATCGCCGCCATCGACGGCGACCTCAATGCCTTCCTCCACGTGAACACCGATGAAGCGCTCAGCGCCGCCCGGGAGGTCGACTCCCGCCGCGCAGCCGGGGAGGAGCTGCCCCCGCTCGCCGGCGTGCCCATCGCCGTCAAGGACGTCGTGGTCACCGAGGGCCAACCCACCACCGCGGGCTCGAAGATGCTCGAGGGATGGATCCCGCCCTACGACGCGACCCTGGTCACGAAGCTGCGAGCTGCCGGGCTTCCCCTGCTCGGCAAGACCAACATGGACGAGTTCGCGATGGGCTCCTCGACCGAGTCCAGCGCCTACGGCCCCACCCGCAACCCCTGGGACCGCGACCGGATCCCCGGCGGCTCGGGCGGCGGCTCCGCCGCCGCCGTCGGCTCCTACGAGGCCCCGCTCGCGATCGGCACCGACACCGGTGGCTCGATCCGCCAGCCCGGCGCCGTCACCGGCACCGTCGGCGTGAAGCCCACCTACGGGTCTGTCTCCCGCTACGGACTGATCGCCATGGCCAGCTCGCTGGATCAGGCAGGCCCCGTCACCCGCACCGTCGAGGACTCCGCGATGCTGCACGAACTCATCGCCGGCCACGACCCGCACGACTCGACCTCCCTCACCGACCCCGTCGGCGCCTTCACCCAGGCCGCCCGGGCCCGGGACGTCAAGGGTCTGCGCGTGGGCGTCATCGAGGAGCTCGAGGGCGAGGGCTTCGCCCCCGAGGTCCGCGCCCGCTTCACCGAGTCGCTCGCCCAGCTCGAGCGCGCCGGTGCCGAGATCGTGCGGGTCTCCTGCCCGAACTTCACCTACGCGCTGGGTGCCTACTACCTGATCATGCCCTCGGAGGCCTCGAGCAACCTCGCGAAGTTCGATGGCATGCGCTTCGGACTGCGGGTGGTCCCCGAGGACCACTCCACTGCGGAGAACGTCATGAAGGCCACCCGCGGGGCGGGCTTCGGCGACGAGGTCAAGCGCCGCATCCTGCTGGGCACCTACGCCCTCTCGGCCGGCTACTTCGACGCCTACTACGGCAGCGCCCAGAAGGTCCGCACCCTGGTGCAGCGCGACTTCACCGCCGCCTTCGAACAGGTCGACGTGCTCGCCTCGCCGACCGCGCCGACCGTCGCCTTCCGTCTCGGCGAACAGGTCGACGATCCCACCGCGATGTACATGAACGACATCGCGACCATCCCCGCCAACCTCGCGGGAGTGCCGGGCATCTCCCTGCCGAGCGGTCTCGCCGAGGATGGTCTGCCCGCCGGTATCCAGTTCCTCGCGCCGGCCCGGGCCGACGAGCGGCTCTACCGGGTCGGCGGTGCCCTGGAGGCACTGCTCGAGGACGCCTGGGGCGGACCGCTGCTGGCGAAGGCCCCCGAACTCACCGGAGGAGCGCACTGA
- a CDS encoding phosphotransferase, which produces MGMTALTERQQALLARWLPGAELVEDHSWPLVQTTVLQLETPTHGAVIVKAGGPADHHLRRELRAHREWLEPWTRTGHAPRLLHAEEGAKLLVTEFLPGTLVEGHAAQDSPDTYRQAGELLARFHAQHAETVGDWHSRLACRARGWLERSHRISDGAVAALREEIDGWGSDGEVMLVPTHGDWQPRNWLIDHGEVRAIDFGRADLRPRVEDFARLARQDFTRDPRLEEAFLRGYGHDPRESDLWRPTLVTEAIGTAVWAFEVGNGPFEQVGLRQIAHLLG; this is translated from the coding sequence ATGGGGATGACCGCACTGACCGAGCGCCAGCAGGCTCTGCTGGCCCGGTGGCTGCCGGGCGCCGAGCTGGTGGAGGACCACAGCTGGCCGCTGGTGCAGACCACCGTGCTCCAGCTCGAGACGCCCACGCACGGCGCTGTCATCGTCAAGGCCGGCGGTCCCGCCGATCACCACCTCCGACGTGAGCTGCGCGCCCACCGGGAATGGCTCGAGCCCTGGACCCGCACCGGGCACGCCCCGCGCCTGCTCCACGCCGAGGAGGGGGCGAAGCTCCTGGTGACCGAGTTCCTCCCCGGCACACTGGTCGAAGGGCACGCCGCGCAGGACTCTCCGGATACCTACCGCCAGGCCGGGGAGCTGCTGGCCCGCTTCCACGCCCAGCACGCCGAGACCGTCGGGGACTGGCACTCCCGCCTGGCGTGCCGGGCACGGGGATGGCTCGAGCGATCCCACCGGATCAGCGACGGTGCGGTCGCAGCATTGCGTGAGGAGATCGATGGCTGGGGCTCGGACGGCGAGGTGATGCTGGTGCCGACCCATGGCGACTGGCAGCCCCGCAACTGGCTCATCGATCACGGCGAGGTCAGAGCGATCGACTTCGGGCGCGCAGATCTACGGCCTCGCGTCGAAGACTTCGCTCGGCTGGCCCGTCAGGACTTCACCCGCGATCCCCGTCTCGAGGAGGCCTTCCTGAGGGGGTACGGCCACGATCCGCGCGAGTCCGATCTGTGGCGACCCACCCTGGTGACCGAGGCGATCGGCACTGCCGTCTGGGCATTCGAGGTCGGGAACGGGCCCTTCGAGCAGGTGGGCCTGCGCCAGATCGCCCACCTGCTCGGCTGA